The Chelonoidis abingdonii isolate Lonesome George chromosome 11, CheloAbing_2.0, whole genome shotgun sequence genomic interval NNNNNNNNNNNNNNNNNNNNNNNNNNNNNNNNNNNNNNNNNNNNNNNNNNNNNNNNNNNNNNNNNNNNNNNNNNNNNNNNNNNNNNNNNNNNNNNNNNNNNNNNNNNNNNNNNNNNNNNNNNNNNNNNNNNNNNNNNNNNNNNNNNNNNNNNNNNNNNNNNNNNNNNNNNNNNNNNNNNNNNNNNNNNNNNNNNNNNNNNNNNNNNNNNNNNNNNNNNNNNNNNNNNNNNNNNNNNNNNNNNNNNNNNNNNNNNNNNNNNNNNNNNNNNNNNNNNNNNNNNNNNNNNNNNNNNNNNNNNNNNNNNNNNNNNNNNNNNNNNNNNNNNNNNNNNNNNNNNNNNNNNNNNNNNNNNNNNNNNNNNNNNNNNNNNNNNNNNNNNNNNNNNNNNNNNNNNNNNNNNNNNNNNNNNNNNNNNNNNNNNNNNNNNNNNNNNNNNNNNNNNNNNNNNNNNNNNNNNNNNNNNNNNNNNNNNNNNNNNNNNNNNNNNNNNNNNNNNNNNNNNNNNNNNNNNNNNNNNNNNNNNNNNNNNNNNNNNNNNNNNNNNNNNNNNNNNNNNNNNNNNNNNNNNNNNNNNNNNNNNNNNNNNNNNNNNNNNNNNNNNNNNNNNNNNNNNNNNNNNNNNNNNNNNNNNNNNNNNNNNNNNNNNNNNNNNNNNNNNNNNNNNNNNNNNNNNNNNNNNNNNNNNNNNNNNNNNNNNNNNNNNNNNNNNNNNNNNNNNNNNNNNNNNNNNNNNNNNNNNNNNNNNNNNNNNNNNNNNNNNNNNNNNNNNNNNNNNNNNNNNNNNNNNNNNNNNNNNNNNNNNNNNNNNNNNNNNNNNNNNNNNNNNNNNNNNNNNNNNNNNNNNNNNNNNNNNNNNNNNNNNNNNNNNNNNNNNNNNNNNNNNNNNNNNNNNNNNNNNNNNNNNNNNNNNNNNNNNNNNNNNNNNNNNNNNNNNNNNNNNNNNNNNNNNNNNNNNNNNNNNNNNNNNNNNNNNNNNNNNNNNNNNNNNNNNNNNNNNNNNNNNNNNNNNNNNNNNNNNNNNNNNNNNNNNNNNNNNNNNNNNNNNNNNNNNNNNNNNNNNNNNNNNNNNNNNNNNNNNNNNNNNNNNNNNNNNNNNNNNNNNNNNNNNNNNNNNNNNNNNNNNNNNNNNNNNNNNNNNNNNNNNNNNNNNNNNNNNNNNNNNNNNNNNNNNNNNNNNNNNNNNNNNNNNNNNNNNNNNNNNNNNNNNNNNNNNNNNNNNNNNNNNNNNNNNNNNNNNNNNNNNNNNNNNNNNNNNNNNNNNNNNNNNNNNNNNNNNNNNNNNNNNNNNNNNNNNNNNNNNNNNNNNNNNNNNNNNNNNNNNNNNNNNNNNNNNNNNNNNNNNNNNNNNNNNNNNNNNNNNNNNNNNNNNNNNNNNNNNNNNNNNNNNNNNNNNNNNNNNNNNNNNNNNNNNNNNNNNNNNNNNNNNNNNNNNNNNNNNNNNNNNNNNNNNNNNNNNNNNNNNNNNNNNNNNNNNNNNNNNNNNNNNNNNNNNNNNNNNNNNNNNNNNNNNNNNNNNNNNNNNNNNNNNNNNNNNNNNNNNNNNNNNNNNNNNNNNNNNNNNNNNNNNNNNNNNNNNNNNNNNNNNNNNNNNNNNNNNNNNNNNNNNNNNNNNNNNNNNNNNNNNNNNNNNNNNNNNNNNNNNNNNNNNNNNNNNNNNNNNNNNNNNNNNNNNNNNNNNNNNNNNNNNNNNNNNNNNNNNNNNNNNNNNNNNNNNNNNNNNNNNNNNNNNNNNNNNNNNNNNNNNNNNNNNNNNNNNNNNNNNNNNNNNNNNNNNNNNNNNNNNNNNNNNNNNNNNNNNNNNNNNNNNNNNNNNNNNNNNNNNNNNNNNNNNNNNNNNNNNNNNNNNNNNNNNNNNNNNNNNNNNNNNNNNNNNNNNNNNNNNNNNNNNNNNNNNNNNNNNNNNNNNNNNNNNNNNNNNNNNNNNNNNNNNNNNNNNNNNNNNNNNNNNNNNNNNNNNNNNNNNNNNNNNNNNNNNNNNNNNNNNNNNNNNNNNNNNNNNNNNNNNNNNNNNNNNNNNNNNNNNNNNNNNNNNNNNNNNNNNNNNNNNNNNNNNNNNNNNNNNNNNNNNNNNNNNNNNNNNNNNNNNNNNNNNNNNNNNNNNNNNNNNNNNNNNNNNNNNNNNNNNNNNNNNNNNNNNNNNNNNNNNNNNNNNNNNNNNNNNNNNNNNNNNNNNNNNNNNNNNNNNNNNNNNNNNNNNNNNNNNNNNNNNNNNNNNNNNNNNNNNNNNNNNNNNNNNNNNNNNNNNNNNNNNNNNNNNNNNNNNNNNNNNNNNNNNNNNNNNNNNNNNNNNNNNNNNNNNNNNNNNNNNNNNNNNNNNNNNNNNNNNNNNNNNNNNNNNNNNNNNNNNNNNNNNNNNNNNNNNNNNNNNNNNNNNNNNNNNNNNNNNNNNNNNNNNNNNNNNNNNNNNNNNNNNNNNNNNNNNNNNNNNNNNNNNNNNNNNNNNNNNNNNNNNNNNNNNNNNNNNNNNNNNNNNNNNNNNNNNNNNNNNNNNNNNNNNNNNNNNNNNNNNNNNNNNNNNNNNNNNNNNNNNNNNNNNNNNNNNNNNNNNNNNNNNNNNNNNNNNNNNNNNNNNNNNNNNNNNNNNNNNNNNNNNNNNNNNNNNNNNNNNNNNNNNNNNNNNNNNNNNNNNNNNNNNNNNNNNNNNNNNNNNNNNNNNNNNNNNNNNNNNNNNNNNNNNNNNNNNNNNNNNNNNNNNNNNNNNNNNNNNNNNNNNNNNNNNNNNNNNNNNNNNNNNNNNNNNNNNNNNNNNNNNNNNNNNNNNNNNNNNNNNNNNNNNNNNNNNNNNNNNNNNNNNNNNNNNNNNNNNNNNNNNNNNNNNNNNNNNNNNNNNNNNNNNNNNNNNNNNNNNNNNNNNNNNNNNNNNNNNNNNNNNNNNNNNNNNNNNNNNNNNNNNNNNNNNNNNNNNNNNNNNNNNNNNNNNNNNNNNNNNNNNNNNNNNNNNNNNNNNNNNNNNNNNNNNNNNNNNNNNNNNNNNNNNNNNNNNNNNNNNNNNNNNNNNNNNNNNNNNNNNNNNNNNNNNNNNNNNNNNNNNNNNNNNNNNNNNNNNNNNNNNNNNNNNNNNNNNNNNNNNNNNNNNNNNNNNNNNNNNNNNNNNNNNNNNNNNNNNNNNNNNNNNNNNNNNNNNNNNNNNNNNNNNNNNNNNNNNNNNNNNNNNNNNNNNNNNNNNNNNNNNNNNNNNNNNNNNNNNNNNNNNNNNNNNNNNNNNNNNNNNNNNNNNNNNNNNNNNNNNNNNNNNNNNNNNNNNNNNNNNNNNNNNNNNNNNNNNNNNNNNNNNNNNNNNNNNNNNNNNNNNNNNNNNNNNNNNNNNNNNNNNNNNNNNNNNNNNNNNNNNNNNNNNNNNNNNNNNNNNNNNNNNNNNNNNNNNNNNNNNNNNNNNNNNNNNNNNNNNNNNNNNNNNNNNNNNNNNNNNNNNNNNNNNNNNNNNNNNNNNNNNNNNNNNNNNNNNNNNNNNNNNNNNNNNNNNNNNNNNNNNNNNNNNNNNNNNNNNNNNNNNNNNNNNNNNNNNNNNNNNNNNNNNNNNNNNNNNNNNNNNNNNNNNNNNNNNNNNNNNNNNNNNNNNNNNNNNNNNNNNNNNNNNNNNNNNNNNNNNNNNNNNNNNNNNNNNNNNNNNNNNNNNNNNNNNNNNNNNNNNNNNNNNNNNNNNNNNNNNNNNNNNNNNNNNNNNNNNNNNNNNNNNNNNNNNNNNNNNNNNNNNNNNNNNNNNNNNNNNNNNNNNNNNNNNNNNNNNNNNNNNNNNNNNNNNNNNNNNNNNNNNNNNNNNNNNNNNNNNNNNNNNNNNNNNNNNNNNNNNNNNNNNNNNNNNNNNNNNNNNNNNNNNNNNNNNNNNNNNNNNNNNNNNNNNNNNNNNNNNNNNNNNNNNNNNNNNNNNNNNNNNNNNNNNNNNNNNNNNNNNNNNNNNNNNNNNNNNNNNNNNNNNNNNNNNNNNNNNNNNNNNNNNNNNNNNNNNNNNNNNNNNNNNNNNNNNNNNNNNNNNNNNNNNNNNNNNNNNNNNNNNNNNNNNNNNNNNNNNNNNNNNNNNNNNNNNNNNNNNNNNNNNNNNNNNNNNNNNNNNNNNNNNNNNNNNNNNNNNNNNNNNNNNNNNNNNNNNNNNNNNNNNNNNNNNNNNNNNNNNNNNNNNNNNNNNNNNNNNNNNNNNNNNNNNNNNNNNNNNNNNNNNNNNNNNNNNNNNNNNNNNNNNNNNNNNNNNNNNNNNNNNNNNNNNNNNNNNNNNNNNNNNNNNNNNNNNNNNNNNNNNNNNNNNNNNNNNNNNNNNNNNNNNNNNNNNNNNNNNNNNNNNNNNNNNNNNNNNNNNNNNNNNNNNNNNNNNNNNNNNNNNNNNNNNNNNNNNNNNNNNNNNNNNNNNNNNNNNNNNNNNNNNNNNNNNNNNNNNNNNNNNNNNNNNNNNNNNNNNNNNNNNNNNNNNNNNNNNNNNNNNNNNNNNNNNNNNNNNNNNNNNNNNNNNNNNNNNNNNNNNNNNNNNNNNNNNNNNNNNNNNNNNNNNNNNNNNNNNNNNNNNNNNNNNNNNNNNNNNNNNNNNNNNNNNNNNNNNNNNNNNNNNNNNNNNNNNNNNNNNNNNNNNNNNNNNNNNNNNNNNNNNNNNNNNNNNNNNNNNNNNNNNNNNNNNNNNNNNNNNNNNNNNNNNNNNNNNNNNNNNNNNNNNNNNNNNNNNNNNNNNNNNNNNNNNNNNNNNNNNNNNNNNNNNNNNNNNNNNNNNNNNNNNNNNNNNNNNNNNNNNNNNNNNNNNNNNNNNNNNNNNNNNNNNNNNNNNNNNNNNNNNNNNNNNNNNNNNNNNNNNNNNNNNNNNNNNNNNNNNNNNNNNNNNNNNNNNNNNNNNNNNNNNNNNNNNNNNNNNNNNNNNNNNNNNNNNNNNNNNNNNNNNNNNNNNNNNNNNNNNNNNNNNNNNNNNNNNNNNNNNNNNNNNNNNNNNNNNNNNNNNNNNNNNNNNNNNNNNNNNNNNNNNNNNNNNNNNNNNNNNNNNNNNNNNNNNNNNNNNNNNNNNNNNNNNNNNNNNNNNNNNNNNNNNNNNNNNNNNNNNNNNNNNNNNNNNNNNNNNNNNNNNNNNNNNNNNNNNNNNNNNNNNNNNNNNNNNNNNNNNNNNNNNNNNNNNNNNNNNNNNNNNNNNNNNNNNNNNNNNNNNNNNNNNNNNNNNNNNNNNNNNNNNNNNNNNNNNNNNNNNNNNNNNNNNNNNNNNNNNNNNNNNNNNNNNNNNNNNNNNNNNNNNNNNNNNNNNNNNNNNNNNNNNNNNNNNNNNNNNNNNNNNNNNNNNNNNNNNNNNNNNNNNNNNNNNNNNNNNNNNNNNNNNNNNNNNNNNNNNNNNNNNNNNNNNNNNNNNNNNNNNNNNNNNNNNNNNNNNNNNNNNNNNNNNNNNNNNNNNNNNNNNNNNNNNNNNNNNNNNNNNNNNNNNNNNNNNNNNNNNNNNNNNNNNNNNNNNNNNNNNNNNNNNNNNNNNNNNNNNNNNNNNNNNNNNNNNNNNNNNNNNNNNNNNNNNNNNNNNNNNNNNNNNNNNNNNNNNNNNNNNNNNNNNNNNNNNNNNNNNNNNNNNNNNNNNNNNNNNNNNNNNNNNNNNNNNNNNNNNNNNNNNNNNNNNNNNNNNNNNNNNNNNNNNNNNNNNNNNNNNNNNNNNNNNNNNNNNNNNNNNNNNNNNNNNNNNNNNNNNNNNNNNNNNNNNNNNNNNNNNNNNNNNNNNNNNNNNNNNNNNNNNNNNNNNNNNNNNNNNNNNNNNNNNNNNNNNNNNNNNNNNNNNNNNNNNNNNNNNNNNNNNNNNNNNNNNNNNNNNNNNNNNNNNNNNNNNNNNNNNNNNNNNNNNNNNNNNNNNNNNNNNNNNNNNNNNNNNNNNNNNNNNNNNNNNNNNNNNNNNNNNNNNNNNNNNNNNNNNNNNNNNNNNNNNNNNNNNNNNNNNNNNNNNNNNNNNNNNNNNNNNNNNNNNNNNNNNNNNNNNNNNNNNNNNNNNNNNNNNNNNNNNNNNNNNNNNNNNNNNNNNNNNNNNNNNNNNNNNNNNNNNNNNNNNNNNNNNNNNNNNNNNNNNNNNNNNNNNNNNNNNNNNNNNNNNNNNNNNNNNNNNNNNNNNNNNNNNNNNNNNNNNNNNNNNNNNNNNNNNNNNNNNNNNNNNNNNNNNNNNNNNNNNNNNNNNNNNNNNNNNNNNNNNNNNNNNNNNNNNNNNNNNNNNNNNNNNNNNNNNNNNNNNNNNNNNNNNNNNNNNNNNNNNNNNNNNNNNNNNNNNNNNNNNNNNNNNNNNNNNNNNNNNNNNNNNNNNNNNNNNNNNNNNNNNNNNNNNNNNNNNNNNNNNNNNNNNNNNNNNNNNNNNNNNNNNNNNNNNNNNNNNNNNNNNNNNNNNNNNNNNNNNNNNNNNNNNNNNNNNNNNNNNNNNNNNNNNNNNNNNNNNNNNNNNNNNNNNNNNNNNNNNNNNNNNNNNNNNNNNNNNNNNNNNNNNNNNNNNNNNNNNNNNNNNNNNNNNNNNNNNNNNNNNNNNNNNNNNNNNNNNNNNNNNNNNNNNNNNNNNNNNNNNNNNNNNNNNNNNNNNNNNNNNNNNNNNNNNNNNNNNNNNNNNNNNNNNNNNNNNNNNNNNNNNNNNNNNNNNNNNNNNNNNNNNNNNNNNNNNNNNNNNNNNNNNNNNNNNNNNNNNNNNNNNNNNNNNNNNNNNNNNNNNNNNNNNNNNNNNNNNNNNNNNNNNNNNNNNNNNNNNNNaaaatcctggttggtggcagcgatatcagatccaagctgggtataagcttgggggaggttcacagtaaacactcagattttgaacgctaagtccagatttgagacagacgtttaccacaaatGGGCACCCAGGCTCTCAGCCGCCCAGCCGGAGGGGGCATGTGGGAATCTCCTTATACCCActctgctcagggtgggggtggacgGAGCCATGCAGACAGCTCTCAGCCGCAGAGACCAAAGCTGGGGAATTTACATTTCCCACAGCCcggagtggggcaggagggggggacAGCCCTGTGCCAGCAGCAACTTCTCAGACTCCACCCAAGGCCTTCAGGGAGAGCAGGGAGCAGCggttcctcttcctgtttgcacTCCATTGCGACACAaacctggggtggggaaggggcaatgCCCTCCCCCGCCCTTTGTAAACGGTGCCCCTGCCAAACAGGCATGTCTACATGGCTATTCTTAGCCTTGCAGACCACGgccaagtcaattgacctgggcacTAAGACCTGCTGCTGTtggcctttttttatttttttccctgtgtattttcttccctctctctgcacAGGGAAGATCAAACTGTTTTTGCTCCCCTAGGCTGCAGCTCTTTAGCAAAGCAATTGTGGTCAAAGTGCCATGGCTGAATGTCTGCTTCGTGCACTGTTGGCAGAGGTGGATCCGGCTTTCTACGACAGGGTGATACAATTTCACGCATCACCCAGAATTCAGAAGGTCTGGAGACAGCTCCCCAAACCATCACACCAACCCtcccccagaacaccagggcagcGGGGAAAGAACTGTGACTCCCTGGCCAGTGGGACTCCTAATAAATTGTAGGCACCTGATTTTGTTGGCAGAGGGAGACAAAAATGAGACATGGGCCAAATAATCTGGTGGCGTAAATTGGAGTTACCCGAGTAGAGAGTTTGTCCCCATAGCTGCTCTGCCTCCTACAATGGCACTTTTATCTTTTGCAAAATGGGTAAGGAACTCTTTGAGAGAGCCCGTTGCAAAGCACATGCCCTGTGGTGGCGGAATGCATCGGCTAACGTTCGCTGCAGTGGGGGGAAATCAAATTTGTCAGGGGTCGAGCTGGATATAAGGAAAACgtctgtttctcctcccaggTGCGATGTACAGTCCTCTCTGATTGTCCGCAGGGCGCTCTCCTCACAGATGTTTCTTCTCCGTGCAGACGCCATGTCCAAGTCCACTTTGGAACGGACAAAGTAAAATGTCTTCCCCAGTGTTTGAATCTCCTCCACAAGTCTGGTGTCGGTGTGTGTGAAGCGCTCATAGGAGATGATAATGAACAAGTCATAATGTCTGACGTGACGCTGCTCAAGGAAAGTATCTAAGGGACAGTTCATTGTCCCGATCCCTGGCAGGTCCCATAGTGTTACGTTGGGGTGTTCGGGATGTGCATAAGCCTTGGGCTCCACCATCATGTCTCCCAGCACCCCAGTCTCAGCAGCATCTGCATCATGTTCTTTCAGACCCCGGGTGGCATTGACAAAAGATGACTTTCCAGATCCTGTCTCTCCGACTACTGCAACTTTGAGCCCTTCATTCTTGACTGCCTCGCTGACCTCCTGCAGCGCAGAAGCCAGCTCTGGCGGGTTATTTGTTGCAACAGCAGCTTTCAGTTCTGCAATTTCCCCTTCAGAGAGCATGTCGAAATCTCCCCAAACAACATCTGtagcagctcttctctgctgTTCATGCTCCTGAACTGGCTGCCAGTCTTAAGGAAAGGGAACAACACATTTCAGTTATGGATAGAGTCGTTTCCACAGGCCATATACAATCAGAACCAACAGCTATACTCAGTAGGGTCTCTCGTCAATAGGAACAAGATTCTGCTGATATGTAAGGATGTCTGCTTTTGTCACATGCCAGAGCTCCAGCTCATTTTGATCCTGATTCAGCTAAGCTCTCGAATCTTTACTGAATTCTCAAGACACTCTGGACTTTTGGGACCTGGTGGTTCTTTCACCAGACCTGGGACATTTGttccccttcccatccctccccaaAAAAATTCAAGGGCGCCCTACCCATCTTCAGAAAGGTCCTTTTATGTACAAAGTTATCCAGTGTTAAGCAGCGGAATCGCAGCAGATTATAGAGGTTTCATCCTTTATATAAATGACATCAAAATACCAAAAAAGGGGCCAAATTTTACTCTTTTAAATTCTTAATTTCCAAGATTTTCCAGAGGTTGAATTAGCCTCTGGACTCCTGgaaggctgtttgttttttaaatagcaataTCCGGGGGACCCCAAACTACtcagttctccccctccccaatcacTGGGTGGTAGAACTAGTCCTGCctgtcactgaaatcaattcTGCTTTCCCCGAAAGTTAACGGGTTTTAGATTCTGAAGTGCCTCAGGCACTCTTGAAAACTGGactcaggctcctaagtcactttggcacttttgaaaattttaaccatTATctcctgacttcccctcccaagAGTACAGAAGTgcccagggccagatccttagcaggTTTAAATCAATGTAGTTCTGGATCTGACACATTGTCCTCTATCTTCTACCAGCTTGAACCATTCCTGATCCTAATAAACTAATAGCTTTGTCCCTTCTTAATTCAGCTAAACATCAAGTGCTGCTAATGCCACAGGCTGATTTGGTTATAAACCCCCAAAGCATGAAAAAACACAGTATTTTACCCAAGATGCTGGAAGACTGTGTGTCACCATTAGAAACTGGTGTCACAACTTCAGTTATGAAGTGTGGTGGTGTGTTGGTAACCCCTTCGTAGCACTGTCTGTTCAAATCTGTCTCCTAGAAAAGATTCACATttgggaagaagaaagaaaatctgGGTCAGGAGCTATGGATCTGCAGCAGTGCTGTGCATGACACAGGAGTTGTTTGGCATTGTAGAAAGGGAACTCTCAATAACCAACACTTTGTTACAGCATCAGATCTCCCTTTGTGCATTTCACTTTTCCCCCTATGTTCTAAATACTGCACCTGTGACATAGCTGGCATTTGGCAAATTATCTGGTCAGTGCCAGCATTGAAGGACCAAGGAGCACAATTCCTCTTGAAGGCCCTTCCAGAGGGGTTTGCTAGATATGGAAAAACTAGAACGTGAACCCAGTTTGGGTGAAGCGTCATCtgctgccttaaccacaaggccagtCTCCCCCCTGCAGTTTCGTGTTCCCGTAATACGTGCTGTGATTTGTACCTTCTGCTGCAGCTCAACTTTTGCAATCCTCCCCCATATCCCGCCATCATCCCCCCATGTACAGGACATGGGTCTTGTGGATGCCTCTGCTCCCTAACAACTGACAATACCAATAACAAAACCAACCCGGAAACAATGCCACAGTTTAAAGCAAAACCAAATGTTTGTAAGGATCTAAGAATCCCCCTTGTCACCCAGCAACCCAACCCCAGAACCCCCCCAGCACATGCAAACAGGAAGGAACTGAACATGACTGGTGTCTCACTGGGAAGGAGTTGGCTGATTCATTGGCTGTCAACGGGGTTGACTCAGGCTGGTCTCTGCCCCCCTGCTGGTTCTGTTGGGACCCACACTGAAAAATCCTGAATTTTTGCAGTGGGGAAGGACAGCGCTTCTTAGTGATAAGACACCATATAATTAATAATGCAGCTAAACACAACCCAGAGAACGGAACTAGTAGTAGCCTGGATCTCACAAAGCCTGtaaaagacaaacagaaaaagtaaaaactcTTGTGGATGCTATTAGCACATTCtcagcccttcccttcccaccccttgtGCAGCCTAACAACTACTTCGTTTTCCCCCTTCTGTTGCACATTAAGCCGCAGCTTTCGTTGAGGTATACGCAATGCCTCTTCCTTGTGTGGCTATGGTGGGAGTCAGAAGCCAGCAATCTACGGGTGGCCCATATTGACCCTAGGGGGAAGCAGGGACAGCCTGGACTAGAGCTATGGAGGTAGAACCTACTGAGGCTGGGGGAAAGGCTAAGGTCACATCCAGGTAGATACCTCAAGTGCTTTTCTCAAGTGTAGAAAAACCCCTCGGGGCTTGTACAATATGCTGTCCCATACCTTTGACTGTAACTTGCATCCGCACAGAAAACTGTCCCAGTTCCGGCTGGACGTGGCAGATGTACAATCCCTCATCCTGGCTACGAACTCTCCTTAGCGTCAGGGACACATTTCCCTGAGAGAACCTCTCCGGGTGGAGCTGTGTTCTGCCCTTGTAAGAGACATCTTGTCTCTGCAACATGTCTATCCCATTATAATAGCTGTGAACCAGGAGATCCGGCCCCTCGGCTTCTTCCTTCGTCCAGGTGACGTTCAACATCTGGACGTTTAATCTGCATTCAAACAGGCAGCTCAGGGTGACGTCCTGCCCCAGCCGAGCTACGATGGGAGACTCCATTTCACTCTCCCCTGAACGAGAAACAAGGCTCAGGATTATTTAGCCAGCTCCAGAGGCAACTTTTTGTCacattttttcattctgttttataGAAACCAACCAGCAATAGGAACACAAACAAACATGCCACACTCGTAACATGCACACAACACAACAGACACCCAGCACACCCACTACACACACTATCTCCACAACACTTCCAACTCACCACACTTACTTGACATACAAGCACAACGCACACACAGCACATACACAACAACACACACAGACCTTCCACGTTACTGAGAAGACTAACAGTGTTACACAACTTAGCATTTTCTGTGCAGTGACGTTTGCACCCACCGACCATTTCCTTCAAAATTCTCATGCACAGAAAGGCCAAAAACATCACCAACCCGCTGCCTGGCTTGTCAATAGGATTTGAACCCATGGCCCTTAGAAATAAAGGCATGTACATCTATCATATGAACTAAAGGAAAAACTCTAATAGCTGCTACCACTAGTAGGCTATTATCTCTTTAGGTGACACAGCTGCTAGTGGCAGACAAAGACAAGTTCTGTGCTTGCGCGGGCTAAACCTATGTGGAAAAACATAAGGCAACACAGTGGCTGAAAGTTAAGGAAAAGTGCTGCTGGCGCAGACATGGCctgtgtctgcactgggggatTGTTGCGCTTTAACCAGACCTGGCTCTGCTGGGTGATCACATTGTACACAGAGAGTGACTATCTCTCAAACACTCTaacagggacacaggcagagGAAACCTACTTAGCACGGCCAGGGAAATCTTCTGGGTCGAGTTTCCCAGCTCAGAGGTGACGTAGCAGAGGTAGAAGCCCTCGTCCTGGAAGCGCACAGCCCTGAGTCGCAGTGATGCATTTCCTTTGTGGATTCCTTCTCGGTACAGCTGCGTCCGGCCCCAGTAAACCTTGTCCCGTCCCTGCCACAGGTCCCTCTGCCCATAGTAGCTGTGAACCAGGAGGGCTGCGCCCTCGGCTCTTTGCATCTTCCAGGTGATGTTCAGTCGATGGAGTTTTACCCCTGGTA includes:
- the LOC116838222 gene encoding uncharacterized protein LOC116838222; translated protein: MAALRGGRCKMVRGRVGMSPGWSLHLMVLWTLYGVAGAQPSITAHYGEDVTLGCAFNHIPGVKLHRLNITWKMQRAEGAALLVHSYYGQRDLWQGRDKVYWGRTQLYREGIHKGNASLRLRAVRFQDEGFYLCYVTSELGNSTQKISLAVLRESEMESPIVARLGQDVTLSCLFECRLNVQMLNVTWTKEEAEGPDLLVHSYYNGIDMLQRQDVSYKGRTQLHPERFSQGNVSLTLRRVRSQDEGLYICHVQPELGQFSVRMQVTVKGFVRSRLLLVPFSGLCLAALLIIWCLITKKRCPSPLQKFRIFQCGSQQNQQGGRDQPESTPLTANESANSFPETDLNRQCYEGVTNTPPHFITEVVTPVSNGDTQSSSILDWQPVQEHEQQRRAATDVVWGDFDMLSEGEIAELKAAVATNNPPELASALQEVSEAVKNEGLKVAVVGETGSGKSSFVNATRGLKEHDADAAETGVLGDMMVEPKAYAHPEHPNVTLWDLPGIGTMNCPLDTFLEQRHVRHYDLFIIISYERFTHTDTRLVEEIQTLGKTFYFVRSKVDLDMASARRRNICEESALRTIREDCTSHLGGETDVFLISSSTPDKFDFPPLQRTLADAFRHHRACALQRALSKSSLPILQKIKVPL